One Methanobrevibacter arboriphilus JCM 13429 = DSM 1125 DNA segment encodes these proteins:
- a CDS encoding glycosyltransferase family 2 protein produces the protein MIRHVKQFNIYLGGIKINYRFSIILPAYNVENHIRDTLNSLVNQSFQDFEVILVNDGSTDSTQNIIDEYCNKYSNFKYIYQENQGVAVARNNALKLVTGEYIGFLDPDGDLFFEEALYNINETIKFHKSQNTIPDLIIGPQTSFDTWSRREYKNAKILSHLDNILPHDEKIIWTMLILNKMFRREKLIETGVKMPLLTHSSDAGFFFSYLYQCDKIVGCPHNFLLYKKRLFSDDSSLSQDSNLDSVNSYYKSYKIILNAFQEYCDKYKIELIKQGRENELTGFNRYMLNYIDTLRYKECTALFIKITYRFFWKSDDKTLKRVKEIIDELKEDMFPPTWEKCIKSNNDLDLNNLITSHKEMAKNPIISIVLGNLKVDSNKDSDINNFNINKISLNRIIHNIYNSHFPAFELIVPNEFKSILDDNVINKENIKFIESDYSHDFKNRAIELSKGKYMFFIEENILFSPNLFKKMFDKINGNDYNWVMDPMCSVIEDKFSNNDTYNINKFSKRELINSNTEYDCFLSDKLFNKEFLKNNDFKFSNDIRVDIKRLYEIGKYKKINENFILTNNEYLKAPFISLIIDNMDISNENFNKLLESIYTQNFNSFDVILNGKLKSKVNEEFLEKSNLSILETVEKFNFKKIAIERSKSKYGFFIDVPLYLGSNSLKNLFFNIEKKQNIKRSDKNGYAFTSSPFYYFNDNDGDKKLIKIFSSNLLAYTYKDLNYSSYKSKFMIFDLYLSNKLFNLDILKENNIHFENSYEDVLNLYKNFKFSKINQKSILTSLNQKNLFKSGFNNGKIPFLINFQYYIHKLIFIIIILRRNLKNIAN, from the coding sequence ATGATTCGTCATGTTAAACAATTTAATATATATTTGGGAGGCATTAAGATTAATTATAGATTTTCAATAATTTTGCCAGCTTATAATGTAGAAAATCATATTAGGGATACTTTAAATTCTTTAGTTAATCAATCTTTTCAAGATTTTGAAGTTATTCTCGTCAACGATGGTTCCACTGATTCAACTCAGAACATAATTGATGAATATTGTAATAAATATTCTAATTTTAAATATATTTATCAAGAAAATCAAGGTGTAGCTGTTGCTCGTAATAATGCATTGAAACTAGTAACTGGAGAATATATTGGATTTTTAGATCCTGATGGGGATCTTTTTTTTGAAGAAGCTCTTTATAATATTAATGAGACTATAAAATTTCATAAATCACAAAATACGATTCCTGATCTGATTATTGGTCCTCAAACTTCTTTTGATACATGGTCAAGAAGAGAATATAAAAATGCTAAAATACTTTCTCACTTAGATAATATTCTTCCTCATGATGAAAAAATAATTTGGACTATGTTGATACTAAATAAAATGTTTAGGAGAGAAAAACTCATTGAAACTGGAGTTAAAATGCCTCTTTTAACTCATTCTAGTGATGCTGGCTTTTTTTTCTCCTATCTATATCAGTGTGATAAAATTGTAGGTTGCCCTCACAATTTTTTATTATATAAAAAGAGATTATTCTCTGATGATTCTTCACTTTCACAAGATTCAAATTTAGATTCTGTTAATTCTTACTATAAATCTTATAAAATCATTTTAAACGCTTTCCAAGAGTATTGTGATAAATATAAGATTGAATTAATTAAACAAGGGAGAGAAAATGAATTAACGGGATTTAACAGATATATGTTGAATTATATTGATACTTTAAGATATAAAGAGTGCACAGCCTTATTTATAAAAATAACATACAGATTTTTTTGGAAAAGTGATGATAAAACATTGAAGAGAGTTAAAGAAATAATTGATGAGCTAAAAGAAGATATGTTTCCTCCAACTTGGGAGAAATGTATAAAAAGTAATAATGATTTAGATCTTAATAATTTGATTACTAGTCATAAAGAAATGGCTAAAAACCCAATAATTTCAATTGTTTTAGGCAACTTAAAAGTAGATTCAAATAAAGATTCAGACATTAATAACTTTAATATTAATAAAATTTCTTTAAATAGAATTATTCATAATATTTATAATTCTCATTTTCCGGCATTTGAATTAATAGTTCCTAATGAATTTAAATCAATCTTAGATGATAATGTAATTAATAAAGAAAATATTAAGTTTATTGAGTCTGACTATAGTCATGATTTTAAAAACAGGGCCATTGAATTATCTAAAGGAAAATATATGTTTTTTATTGAGGAAAATATTCTATTTTCTCCAAACTTATTTAAAAAAATGTTTGATAAGATTAATGGAAACGATTATAATTGGGTTATGGATCCAATGTGTTCTGTTATAGAAGACAAATTCTCAAATAATGATACTTATAATATCAATAAATTTTCTAAAAGAGAATTAATAAATTCTAATACAGAATATGATTGTTTTTTATCGGATAAACTATTTAATAAGGAATTTTTAAAAAATAATGATTTTAAGTTTTCTAATGATATTCGAGTAGATATTAAAAGGTTGTATGAAATTGGCAAATATAAAAAAATAAATGAAAATTTTATTTTAACAAATAATGAATACCTAAAAGCTCCTTTCATATCTTTAATTATTGATAATATGGATATATCTAATGAAAATTTCAATAAGCTACTTGAATCAATTTATACTCAGAATTTTAATTCTTTTGATGTTATTTTAAATGGAAAATTGAAATCTAAAGTTAATGAAGAATTTTTAGAAAAGTCAAACTTATCTATTTTAGAAACTGTTGAAAAATTTAACTTTAAAAAAATAGCCATAGAAAGGTCTAAATCAAAGTATGGATTTTTCATCGATGTTCCACTATATTTGGGTTCAAATTCATTAAAAAATCTTTTCTTTAATATTGAAAAAAAACAAAATATTAAAAGATCAGATAAAAATGGATACGCGTTTACATCTTCTCCTTTTTATTATTTTAATGATAATGATGGCGATAAAAAATTAATAAAAATTTTTTCTTCAAATTTATTAGCTTATACCTACAAAGATTTAAATTATTCTTCTTATAAGTCAAAGTTCATGATTTTTGATCTCTATTTATCAAATAAACTTTTTAATTTAGATATATTAAAGGAAAATAATATACATTTTGAAAATTCCTATGAAGATGTTTTAAATTTATACAAAAACTTCAAATTCTCTAAAATTAATCAAAAATCTATATTAACTTCTCTAAATCAGAAAAATCTTTTTAAATCAGGTTTTAACAATGGAAAAATACCTTTTTTAATTAATTTTCAATATTATATTCATAAGCTTATATTCATTATAATTATTTTAAGAAGAAATTTAAAAAACATTGCTAATTAA
- a CDS encoding OB-fold nucleic acid binding domain-containing protein — protein sequence MDNEIIEEYNKIKDKISEEEFLEKMNEKKKDYKDISFMSDVDIARTVVGEYINEKNEHRSESQEHAMDKISKLESGAQNLSVIGRVIGISNPKIFTSRKGKDGKLANLKIADDTGEIRVVLWTENIKLLKNFNEGDIIQINRVDVKDGYQSGTKEIHLQPRSTINVLDSNDYPNFPEYEEIITPIDEIAPDTTVNIIARLIRVPKIRSYEKNGKDGKVTSLELQDETGKISYTLWNKDTGLINSLDIKEGDSLKILGASARERNGEVSLSHWDGRIVKGDFEVPEYEDKILKIAEAQEMKDVTLLGIVTKIQDTIEFDRADGSKGAVKSIEVADDTGSIRVTLWGDDTKLNINKGDIIKITGGNIEFDEYTETGYRVNTNWNTQIITNPDEDNSLIDLLKDYQSKLGPIKVEVIQEIEEDGEEVDVLGRIITMHDPREFQRDDGTTGLVRSGDLADETGVVRLSFWDEKAQNNFEPGNAFLIENARTRMGLYSVELNIGKTARIIKLDEDETGDLPSFSELEDMIYIPKKIDELEEDDSNIRVLARVIDIQDVNEFQRQDGTPGLVRNIEIGDDTGIIRTTLWNEQANNPYEVGDALKIENPRVTFRNDNLELSISNNTKITKAKDDELDELPSFEELEEILYRSKNIVDLEDDDRNIKIQGALGDTFGNNILSARCPSCSNRLDQIDDEYVCDYCGEDVEKPRYLLMIPARIEDDTGEISITFFGKLAEKLLGMTTDEAAEIVEESADEGVLEGKVENLAGLSIKIIADVNFDEYNEEIRLNPKKIISTEL from the coding sequence ATGGATAATGAAATAATAGAAGAATATAACAAAATCAAGGATAAAATCTCTGAAGAAGAATTTTTAGAGAAAATGAATGAAAAAAAGAAAGATTATAAGGATATAAGCTTTATGAGTGATGTTGACATTGCTCGGACTGTTGTAGGGGAATATATCAATGAAAAAAATGAACATAGGTCTGAAAGTCAAGAACATGCAATGGATAAAATATCTAAATTAGAATCTGGAGCTCAAAATTTAAGTGTAATTGGCAGAGTAATTGGTATTTCAAATCCAAAAATTTTCACAAGTCGTAAAGGGAAAGATGGAAAACTAGCTAATTTAAAAATAGCTGATGATACTGGAGAAATAAGGGTAGTTTTATGGACTGAAAACATAAAATTATTAAAAAATTTTAATGAAGGAGATATTATTCAAATAAATAGAGTTGATGTTAAAGATGGTTATCAATCTGGAACTAAAGAAATTCATTTACAGCCACGTTCAACAATAAATGTTTTAGATAGTAATGATTATCCTAATTTTCCAGAATATGAGGAAATAATAACTCCTATAGATGAAATTGCCCCAGATACTACTGTAAATATTATTGCAAGACTAATAAGAGTTCCTAAAATTAGAAGCTATGAAAAAAATGGAAAAGACGGTAAAGTAACTTCTTTAGAACTACAAGATGAAACTGGAAAAATTAGTTATACATTATGGAATAAAGATACTGGCTTAATAAACAGTTTGGATATTAAGGAAGGAGATTCTTTAAAAATATTAGGTGCTTCTGCTAGAGAAAGAAATGGTGAAGTATCTTTATCTCATTGGGATGGAAGAATAGTTAAAGGGGATTTTGAAGTTCCAGAATATGAGGATAAAATCTTAAAAATTGCTGAAGCTCAGGAAATGAAAGATGTGACCTTACTTGGGATTGTCACTAAAATTCAAGATACTATAGAATTTGATAGAGCTGATGGTTCTAAAGGGGCTGTTAAATCTATTGAGGTAGCTGATGATACAGGTTCTATCCGAGTAACTCTTTGGGGTGATGATACTAAATTAAACATCAATAAAGGAGATATTATTAAAATTACTGGTGGAAACATTGAATTTGATGAATATACTGAAACTGGTTATAGAGTTAATACTAATTGGAACACTCAAATAATAACTAACCCTGATGAAGATAATAGCTTAATCGATCTTTTAAAAGATTATCAATCAAAACTAGGACCAATTAAAGTTGAAGTTATTCAAGAAATTGAGGAAGATGGTGAAGAGGTTGATGTTCTTGGTAGAATTATAACCATGCATGATCCAAGAGAGTTTCAAAGAGATGATGGTACTACTGGTTTAGTTAGATCTGGAGATTTAGCTGATGAAACCGGTGTTGTTAGGTTATCTTTTTGGGATGAAAAAGCTCAAAATAATTTTGAACCTGGAAATGCTTTTTTAATTGAGAATGCAAGGACTCGGATGGGTCTTTATTCAGTTGAACTTAATATAGGAAAAACTGCAAGAATTATAAAATTAGATGAAGATGAAACTGGTGATTTACCTTCTTTTTCAGAACTTGAGGACATGATTTATATTCCTAAAAAAATCGATGAATTAGAAGAAGATGATTCTAATATAAGAGTTTTAGCAAGAGTTATTGATATTCAAGATGTGAATGAATTCCAGAGACAAGATGGAACTCCTGGATTAGTTAGAAATATTGAAATTGGTGATGATACTGGAATTATAAGAACTACTCTTTGGAATGAACAAGCAAATAATCCTTATGAAGTTGGAGATGCATTAAAAATTGAAAATCCGAGGGTAACTTTTAGAAATGATAATCTTGAGTTAAGTATTAGTAATAATACTAAAATAACTAAGGCAAAAGATGATGAATTAGATGAATTACCTTCTTTTGAAGAGTTGGAAGAAATTTTATATAGATCTAAAAACATTGTTGATTTAGAGGATGATGATAGAAATATTAAGATTCAGGGGGCACTGGGTGATACTTTTGGTAATAATATTCTTTCTGCTAGATGTCCTAGCTGTAGCAATAGGTTAGATCAAATTGATGATGAATATGTTTGTGATTATTGTGGAGAAGATGTTGAAAAGCCAAGATATCTTTTAATGATTCCTGCTAGGATTGAGGATGATACTGGAGAAATTTCTATTACTTTCTTTGGTAAATTAGCTGAAAAACTTCTTGGAATGACTACTGATGAAGCAGCAGAGATTGTTGAAGAAAGTGCTGATGAAGGTGTTTTAGAAGGAAAAGTTGAGAATTTAGCAGGGCTTAGTATTAAAATTATTGCTGATGTTAATTTTGATGAATATAATGAAGAAATTAGATTAAATCCTAAAAAAATTATTTCTACAGAATTATAG
- the radA gene encoding DNA repair and recombination protein RadA, protein MVELEDLPSVGEKTAQKLRDAGFADMMRLATATAKELAVKAEIGEGVAEKVIEAARKAESIDFETAYDVMERRRDVGRITVGSEAFNELIGGGIETQSITEVFGEFGSGKSQISHELAVTVQLPRDLGGLDGECVFIDTENTFRPERIEQISDGFELDHEEVLQKIHIARAFNSAHQILMADKINELIQSGSNIKLVIVDSLMAHFRAEYVGRESLATRQQKLNQHLHALQNIANTYNVAVFITNQVQARPDAFFGSPTKAIGGHVLGHASTYRIWLKKGLAGKRIARLVDSPHLPEGECVFKITSDGIVD, encoded by the coding sequence ATGGTAGAACTTGAAGATTTGCCCAGTGTTGGGGAAAAAACCGCACAAAAATTAAGAGACGCCGGTTTCGCTGATATGATGAGATTAGCTACGGCTACTGCAAAGGAATTAGCTGTAAAAGCAGAAATTGGAGAAGGTGTTGCTGAAAAAGTTATTGAAGCAGCTAGAAAAGCAGAATCTATTGACTTTGAAACTGCATACGATGTTATGGAAAGAAGACGTGATGTTGGAAGGATTACAGTTGGAAGTGAAGCTTTCAATGAATTAATTGGTGGAGGAATTGAAACTCAATCTATTACAGAAGTTTTTGGTGAGTTTGGGTCTGGTAAAAGTCAAATTTCTCACGAATTAGCTGTAACTGTTCAACTTCCAAGAGATCTTGGGGGGCTTGATGGAGAATGTGTTTTTATAGATACTGAGAATACTTTCCGTCCAGAAAGAATTGAACAAATTTCTGATGGTTTTGAACTTGATCATGAAGAGGTTTTACAAAAAATTCATATTGCTAGAGCTTTTAATTCTGCTCATCAGATTTTAATGGCAGATAAAATTAATGAATTGATTCAAAGTGGATCAAATATAAAATTAGTAATTGTTGATTCATTAATGGCTCATTTCAGAGCAGAATATGTAGGAAGAGAGTCATTAGCAACAAGACAACAAAAATTAAATCAACATTTGCACGCTCTTCAAAATATAGCTAATACTTACAATGTTGCTGTTTTCATTACTAATCAAGTTCAAGCAAGACCAGATGCTTTCTTTGGTAGCCCAACAAAAGCAATTGGAGGTCATGTTTTAGGTCATGCTTCTACTTATAGAATTTGGCTTAAAAAAGGTTTAGCTGGTAAAAGAATTGCTCGTTTAGTTGATTCTCCTCATTTACCAGAAGGCGAATGTGTATTTAAAATTACTAGTGATGGTATTGTTGATTAA
- a CDS encoding polysaccharide pyruvyl transferase family protein, whose protein sequence is MEKMLIRCGTSPLDNFNPSKMIVRNSIGNNIGNLVYQFSIFRALLKKDVSLVSDYYGVDRGYITSANSKKINKNYSAYICPMANSFRDNFIKKLNRFTELFKSLDIPIIIPGIGLSADLKSDGYENFSFDQDVINFVESITENGNIVGVRGNVTGNYLSNLGFTKKEFMVIGCPSMFTFGNHLKIKDFIIDENSKISLNSAPYGHLIEEIISKTMNDFSNYYFIPQTKSELKLCYLGKPSLKFKNHNYPTNMESDSYKNNRVKVPISVYTWIKFLKSVDLSFGARLHGNIMAAISGTPSIMIVKDARMKDVSEYHDLTRIYKEDLNELNSIQDIIDNVNFKSPLKNHEKLFKNYLKFWKKNNIKTVFDQDINVKRVYIDKFIEKIPYMPPVETISNLEKEEFNNRIKEYRSEKKIWKNKKYQIKKKNEFEQIKSMKIGKNKISKLINFYKKYNY, encoded by the coding sequence ATGGAAAAAATGCTAATTCGTTGTGGAACCTCTCCTTTAGATAATTTTAATCCTTCAAAAATGATTGTTAGAAATTCTATTGGTAATAATATTGGTAATTTAGTATATCAATTTTCAATATTTAGGGCATTGCTTAAAAAGGATGTTTCTCTAGTTTCTGATTATTATGGTGTTGATCGTGGATATATAACCTCAGCAAACTCTAAAAAAATTAATAAAAATTATTCTGCTTATATTTGTCCAATGGCAAATTCTTTTCGAGATAATTTTATTAAAAAGTTAAATAGATTCACAGAACTCTTTAAAAGCTTAGATATTCCTATTATTATTCCGGGTATTGGTCTTAGTGCAGATTTAAAAAGTGATGGATATGAAAATTTCTCATTTGACCAAGATGTTATTAATTTTGTGGAAAGTATAACTGAAAACGGAAATATAGTAGGGGTTAGAGGTAATGTAACTGGAAACTATCTTTCAAATTTAGGCTTCACTAAAAAAGAATTCATGGTTATTGGTTGTCCTTCAATGTTCACTTTTGGCAATCATTTAAAAATCAAAGATTTTATAATTGATGAAAATTCTAAAATATCTTTAAATTCTGCTCCATATGGTCATTTAATTGAAGAAATTATTTCAAAAACTATGAATGACTTTTCAAATTATTATTTTATTCCTCAAACTAAAAGTGAGCTAAAATTATGCTATTTAGGAAAACCTTCTTTAAAATTTAAAAATCATAATTATCCTACAAATATGGAATCAGATTCTTATAAAAATAACCGTGTTAAAGTGCCAATAAGTGTTTATACATGGATTAAATTTTTAAAATCTGTTGATTTAAGCTTTGGAGCAAGGTTACATGGAAATATCATGGCGGCCATTTCTGGAACACCAAGTATAATGATTGTTAAAGATGCTCGTATGAAAGATGTATCTGAATATCATGATTTAACAAGGATATATAAAGAGGACCTTAATGAGTTAAATTCTATACAGGATATTATAGATAATGTTAATTTCAAATCCCCTCTGAAGAATCATGAAAAACTTTTTAAAAATTATTTAAAGTTTTGGAAGAAAAATAATATAAAAACTGTTTTTGATCAAGATATAAATGTTAAAAGAGTTTATATAGATAAATTTATTGAAAAGATTCCTTATATGCCTCCTGTAGAAACTATTTCAAACCTTGAAAAAGAAGAATTTAATAATCGCATTAAAGAATATAGGTCTGAAAAAAAGATATGGAAAAATAAAAAATATCAAATTAAAAAGAAAAATGAATTTGAACAGATTAAATCTATGAAGATAGGCAAAAATAAAATATCAAAATTAATTAATTTTTATAAAAAATATAATTATTAG
- a CDS encoding undecaprenyl-phosphate glucose phosphotransferase, producing the protein MIKQNQRLLNAILITTDALVVVLAFIAAWFLRFKTTIFGPLGGFLPFENYLLLALFIIPLYLIFYYFSGLYKPFRNQSSIISEATEIFKVNLMAFIVLIALLFIIDEPNYSRKLIFVFASFSTVFAIIERAIFRSILKHIRSNDKNLKHILIVGDGELAIKFAKKIISKKYLGYSISGFLGSHHKIGHVIDGTNGASVIGLIGDLDDFLANNQYDRVIIAIPLKYYDNLTRLVDICENHGVKAEIIPDYYRYFPAKPSVDMIDELPIINIRYVPLDDALNRFMKKISDIVISLIAIIITSPIMILTAIAIKISSPGPIIFKQERIGYQRMPFMMYKFRSMKVQDESEEKSEWTTEDDPRKTRIGDFIRKTSIDELPQFFNVLKGEMSVVGPRPERPFFVEKFRDEIPKYMVKHQVRPGLTGLAQIHGYRGNTSIKRRIEYDIEYVENWYFGLDVLIMWKTILKGNKNAY; encoded by the coding sequence ATGATAAAACAAAACCAAAGACTTTTAAATGCTATATTAATTACAACTGACGCCTTAGTGGTTGTTTTAGCATTTATTGCTGCTTGGTTTTTAAGATTTAAAACAACTATTTTTGGACCTTTGGGAGGATTTCTTCCATTTGAAAATTATTTGTTACTTGCACTATTTATTATTCCATTGTATTTAATTTTTTACTATTTTTCAGGATTATATAAGCCTTTTAGAAACCAATCAAGTATAATATCTGAGGCTACAGAGATTTTTAAAGTCAATTTAATGGCATTTATAGTTTTAATTGCATTATTATTTATTATAGATGAACCTAACTATTCAAGAAAGTTAATTTTTGTCTTTGCCTCTTTTAGTACTGTTTTTGCTATAATTGAAAGAGCAATATTTAGATCTATATTAAAACATATTAGATCTAATGATAAAAATCTTAAACATATTTTAATCGTTGGGGATGGAGAGTTAGCTATTAAATTTGCTAAAAAAATCATATCTAAGAAATATTTAGGCTATTCTATTAGTGGATTTTTAGGTTCTCATCATAAAATTGGTCATGTAATTGATGGAACTAATGGGGCTTCTGTTATTGGATTAATAGGTGATTTAGATGATTTTTTAGCTAATAATCAATATGATAGGGTTATAATAGCTATTCCTCTTAAATATTATGATAATTTAACTAGATTGGTGGATATTTGTGAAAATCATGGTGTAAAAGCTGAGATAATTCCTGATTATTATAGATATTTCCCTGCAAAGCCTTCTGTAGATATGATTGATGAATTACCTATTATCAATATTCGTTATGTCCCTTTAGATGATGCTTTAAATAGATTCATGAAAAAAATTTCTGATATTGTGATATCTTTAATAGCTATTATTATAACTTCTCCAATAATGATTTTAACAGCTATTGCTATTAAGATAAGTTCTCCAGGCCCTATTATTTTTAAACAAGAAAGAATTGGTTATCAAAGAATGCCTTTTATGATGTACAAGTTTAGAAGTATGAAGGTACAGGATGAATCTGAAGAGAAATCCGAATGGACTACTGAAGATGATCCTAGAAAAACTCGAATTGGGGATTTTATTAGGAAAACTAGTATTGATGAATTGCCTCAGTTTTTCAATGTTTTAAAAGGTGAAATGAGTGTTGTTGGTCCTAGACCTGAAAGACCTTTTTTTGTAGAGAAGTTTAGAGATGAAATTCCAAAGTACATGGTAAAACATCAAGTTAGACCAGGACTCACTGGATTGGCTCAAATACATGGGTATAGAGGAAACACTTCTATTAAAAGGCGTATTGAGTATGATATTGAATATGTAGAAAATTGGTATTTTGGTTTAGATGTTTTAATTATGTGGAAAACAATTTTAAAAGGTAATAAGAATGCTTATTAA
- a CDS encoding glycosyltransferase family 2 protein gives MEISVVIPNYNGNKFLKGCLDSLKEEKIHKLQIILVDNASVDNSIEIFKSYFEKNNENIEYHLIANNSNLGFSKAVNQGIELVVNRGSEYVCLLNNDVEIDSNFFNRLFNTINNDKKIFSVSSKMLQYDNPDLIDDAGDEYTLLGWTKKSGDGLDKSITRYSKPREIFSSCAGAALYRTSIFNEIGYFDENFFAYMEDVDIGYRARIFGYKNVYSPDAIVYHIGSGSSGSRYNEFKIPLAARNNIWVIYKNMPWPQILLNIGFLAIGFLIKYIFFIRKGYGDLYLKGLKEGIKNRNKIKKTEFKRNNLKNYFKIQWRLIINTFKLIYK, from the coding sequence ATGGAAATTTCTGTTGTTATTCCTAATTATAATGGTAATAAATTTCTTAAAGGATGTTTAGATTCATTAAAAGAAGAAAAAATTCATAAATTGCAAATTATTCTTGTTGATAATGCTTCTGTAGATAATTCAATAGAAATTTTTAAATCATATTTCGAAAAAAACAATGAAAATATCGAATATCATTTAATAGCTAATAATTCTAATCTTGGATTTTCTAAAGCTGTAAATCAAGGAATTGAATTAGTTGTAAATCGTGGAAGTGAATATGTTTGTTTATTGAATAATGATGTTGAAATTGATTCTAACTTTTTCAATAGACTATTTAATACTATAAATAATGATAAAAAGATTTTTAGTGTAAGTTCTAAGATGCTACAATATGATAACCCGGACTTAATTGATGATGCTGGTGATGAATATACTTTACTTGGTTGGACGAAAAAGTCAGGTGATGGGTTAGATAAATCAATAACAAGATATTCAAAGCCACGAGAAATATTTAGTAGCTGTGCAGGGGCTGCATTATATAGAACATCAATTTTCAATGAAATTGGATATTTTGATGAGAATTTTTTTGCATATATGGAAGATGTAGATATTGGGTATAGAGCTAGAATATTTGGATACAAAAATGTTTATTCTCCTGATGCTATTGTATATCATATTGGAAGTGGGTCAAGTGGAAGTAGGTATAATGAGTTTAAAATACCTTTAGCTGCTCGTAATAACATATGGGTTATATATAAGAATATGCCTTGGCCTCAAATACTATTAAATATAGGATTTTTAGCTATTGGATTTTTAATAAAATATATTTTTTTCATCAGGAAAGGTTATGGAGATTTATACCTAAAAGGATTAAAAGAAGGAATAAAAAATAGAAATAAAATAAAAAAAACAGAATTTAAAAGGAATAACTTAAAAAATTATTTTAAAATTCAATGGAGACTAATAATCAATACATTTAAACTTATTTACAAATAA
- a CDS encoding glycosyltransferase family 2 protein, protein MDLSIIIVNYKTYELTKNTINSVLETTESSYEIFIVDNNSQDGSYEKLKSYFSHFSNEASNGKINFINNPTNQGFAAANNIAIKKSKGDFILLLNSDTIVKDGSIDDCLKFIKSHNDVGAVGCKILLPNGDLDKSCKRSFPNPKNSFYKLFGFNKIKNSNSDDYNLDNLDDNGIYEVDSLVGAFMLVRKVAINEVGLLDEDYFMYGEDIDWCYRIKSAGWKIIYYGKSEIIHYKGASSKKQKSKLIFEFYRAMYLFYNKHYDKKYSFFTKLSVYLGIIFLLTIKLVFNVFKK, encoded by the coding sequence ATGGATTTATCAATAATAATTGTTAATTATAAGACTTATGAATTAACAAAAAATACAATTAATTCTGTTTTAGAAACAACAGAGTCATCTTATGAGATTTTCATAGTTGACAATAATTCTCAAGATGGGAGTTATGAAAAATTAAAATCTTATTTTTCTCATTTTTCAAATGAAGCTTCCAATGGAAAGATAAATTTTATAAATAATCCAACTAATCAAGGATTTGCTGCTGCTAATAACATAGCTATTAAAAAATCTAAAGGGGACTTCATTCTTCTTTTAAATTCTGATACTATTGTAAAAGATGGCTCAATCGATGATTGTTTAAAATTTATAAAAAGTCATAATGATGTTGGGGCTGTTGGTTGTAAGATTCTTTTACCTAATGGTGATTTAGATAAATCTTGTAAACGTAGTTTTCCAAATCCTAAAAATTCTTTTTACAAGCTTTTTGGTTTTAATAAGATTAAAAATTCTAATTCCGATGATTATAATTTAGATAATCTTGATGATAATGGGATTTATGAAGTAGATAGCTTGGTTGGAGCGTTTATGCTTGTTAGAAAGGTAGCTATAAATGAAGTAGGTCTTTTAGATGAAGATTATTTTATGTATGGTGAAGATATTGATTGGTGCTATAGAATAAAAAGTGCTGGTTGGAAAATTATATACTATGGAAAATCTGAAATTATCCATTATAAAGGTGCAAGTAGCAAAAAACAAAAATCTAAGCTAATATTTGAGTTTTATAGAGCTATGTATCTTTTTTATAATAAACATTATGATAAAAAATACTCTTTTTTTACTAAATTATCGGTATATTTAGGTATAATCTTTCTTTTAACGATTAAATTAGTGTTCAATGTTTTTAAGAAATGA